In Felis catus isolate Fca126 chromosome A3, F.catus_Fca126_mat1.0, whole genome shotgun sequence, a single genomic region encodes these proteins:
- the PET117 gene encoding protein PET117 homolog, mitochondrial — MSRSSKVVLGLSVVLTAATVAGVHLKQRQDRQRLHDGVIRDIERQNRKKENIRLLGEQIILTEQLEAEREKMLLAKGSQKT, encoded by the exons ATGTCGAGGAGCTCGAAGGTGGTGCTGGGCCTGTCGGTGGTGCTGACGGCGGCCACCGTGGCCGGCGTGCATCTGAAGCAGCGGCAGGACCGGCAG AGGCTTCACGATGGAGTGATCAGAGACATTGAGAGGCAGAAtcggaaaaaagaaaacattcgtCTCTTGGGAGAACAGATTATTTTGACTGAGCAActtgaagcagaaagagagaagatgtTATTGGCAAAAGGATCTCAAAAAACATGA